The Eubacteriaceae bacterium Marseille-Q4139 genome has a window encoding:
- a CDS encoding pyridoxamine kinase yields the protein MGYDRQKKIAMINDLSGYGRCSLTVVIPILAAMRIQCCPIPTAILSNHTAFPTYFFDDYTDKMEAFAEKWLELGLSFDGIATGFLGSLRQIDIVLDLVERLKGEHTSVIVDPVMGDDGVPYATYTEAMCEEMKRLVCMGDVVTPNVTEACILTETSYKETGWTRRELLNMAMMLRLMGAKSVVITGVKEGSYLTNVVLERGKNEAEFVKVKHAGTDRPGTGDVFSAVAAGAVVNGEPLKKAVLRASRFVKECIRKSDELEIPINNGVCFEEVLDSLWKK from the coding sequence ATGGGATATGACAGACAAAAGAAAATTGCAATGATCAACGATCTCTCGGGATATGGCCGCTGTTCTCTGACAGTGGTTATTCCCATTCTGGCGGCAATGCGGATCCAGTGCTGTCCGATTCCGACGGCGATCCTCTCCAATCACACGGCGTTCCCCACCTACTTTTTCGACGACTATACCGATAAAATGGAGGCCTTTGCGGAAAAATGGCTGGAGCTGGGCCTTTCCTTCGACGGGATTGCCACAGGATTTTTAGGCTCCCTGCGCCAGATCGACATCGTCCTCGACCTGGTGGAGCGGCTTAAGGGAGAGCACACTTCGGTGATCGTGGATCCCGTCATGGGAGACGACGGCGTGCCCTATGCCACCTATACGGAAGCCATGTGCGAGGAGATGAAGCGGCTCGTCTGCATGGGCGACGTGGTGACGCCGAACGTGACCGAGGCATGTATTTTGACGGAGACGTCCTATAAGGAGACTGGCTGGACGCGCAGGGAGCTTTTAAACATGGCGATGATGCTGCGGCTCATGGGTGCAAAATCTGTGGTGATTACCGGCGTGAAGGAGGGCTCCTACCTGACAAACGTGGTTTTGGAGCGCGGGAAAAACGAGGCGGAATTTGTGAAGGTGAAACATGCCGGCACCGACCGGCCGGGCACCGGGGATGTCTTTTCTGCCGTTGCGGCCGGGGCCGTCGTAAACGGGGAGCCGCTTAAAAAAGCGGTGCTCCGGGCGTCGCGGTTCGTAAAGGAATGCATCCGCAAGTCGGATGAGCTGGAAATCCCCATCAACAACGGCGTCTGTTTTGAAGAGGTGTTGGACAGCCTTTGGAAAAAATAA
- a CDS encoding ribulose-phosphate 3-epimerase yields MLILAPSILAADFTRLGEEVRAVADAGAQYIHLDVMDGAFVPSISFGMPVIEKLRSVTDKVFDVHMMVEEPGRYVEAMKKAGADIVCVHAEACRHLDRTLNQIKECGMKAAVALNPATPVSALSCVLEEADLFLLMTVNPGFGGQKFIPYTLKKIRELRGMLNAAGLCTDIEVDGGISAANAREVIEAGANVLVAGSAVFKNDSAANVREFLNLFQELKA; encoded by the coding sequence ATGCTTATCTTAGCGCCATCCATTCTGGCAGCAGATTTTACAAGGTTAGGAGAAGAAGTGCGGGCCGTGGCCGATGCCGGGGCGCAGTACATCCATCTGGACGTGATGGACGGCGCCTTTGTGCCGAGCATTTCCTTTGGAATGCCGGTCATCGAAAAGCTCCGCTCCGTCACCGATAAGGTGTTTGACGTACACATGATGGTGGAGGAGCCGGGCCGCTACGTGGAGGCCATGAAAAAGGCCGGCGCCGACATTGTCTGCGTCCACGCAGAGGCCTGCCGGCATCTGGACCGCACCTTAAACCAGATTAAAGAGTGCGGCATGAAGGCAGCCGTGGCCTTAAACCCGGCCACGCCGGTTTCTGCGCTTTCCTGCGTTTTGGAAGAGGCGGACTTGTTCCTTTTAATGACCGTAAATCCCGGCTTCGGCGGCCAGAAGTTTATCCCCTATACGTTAAAGAAAATCCGCGAGCTGCGGGGGATGTTAAACGCAGCAGGGCTTTGCACAGACATCGAAGTGGACGGCGGCATTTCGGCGGCCAACGCCAGGGAGGTCATTGAGGCCGGCGCCAACGTGCTGGTGGCCGGATCGGCAGTCTTTAAAAACGACAGCGCCGCCAACGTGCGGGAGTTTTTGAATCTGTTTCAGGAATTGAAAGCATGA
- the rsmB gene encoding 16S rRNA (cytosine(967)-C(5))-methyltransferase RsmB, with amino-acid sequence MEEEIVVTKETNIREIVLDILLEVMEKGNYSHLILSQALEKYQYLEKQDRAFITRVTEGTLEYQLRLDAVIDRFSKVKVKKMKPVIRTILRMSAYQILFMERVPDSAVCNEAVKLAKKRRFDGLSGFVNGVLRNISREKGSLSFTAPEERLLMPGWILSMWEKEYGRETAEKIAESFLTERPLSVRINQSLASRKTVLESLGAQGLSVSEDWGPGFVLSIKDYDYLDQVEAFSKGWITVQDFSSSLVGVIAEPKSGDFVLDVCSAPGGKTLDMADRLSGTGLVEARDLTEYKISLVEQNVSRCGFANVRTKAADARIFDAESEGKADLVLADLPCSGLGIIGKKPDIRMRLKESDLSSLAALQREILSAVWRYVKPGGTLIYSTCTIDRMENEENAAWILNNLPFRKKKISGLLPEPLRGWCHENEIQLLPGVFPCDGFYIAAFERKEQE; translated from the coding sequence TTGGAGGAAGAAATCGTCGTGACTAAAGAGACGAACATCCGGGAGATTGTCCTTGACATTCTCCTGGAAGTGATGGAAAAAGGAAATTACAGCCATCTGATCCTGTCCCAGGCCCTGGAGAAATACCAGTACCTGGAAAAGCAGGATCGGGCTTTTATCACCAGGGTAACGGAAGGAACCCTGGAATATCAGCTTCGCCTGGATGCGGTCATCGACCGGTTTTCCAAAGTGAAGGTGAAAAAAATGAAGCCGGTGATCCGCACAATTTTAAGGATGTCTGCGTACCAGATTCTTTTCATGGAGCGGGTGCCGGATTCGGCCGTCTGCAACGAGGCCGTAAAGCTTGCAAAAAAGCGCCGGTTTGACGGCCTTTCCGGCTTTGTAAACGGTGTTCTGAGGAATATTTCCAGAGAGAAGGGAAGTCTTTCCTTCACGGCGCCGGAAGAGCGGCTTTTGATGCCGGGCTGGATCCTTTCCATGTGGGAAAAGGAGTACGGACGGGAGACGGCAGAGAAAATTGCGGAAAGCTTTCTCACGGAGCGTCCCCTTTCTGTGCGGATCAATCAGAGCCTGGCGTCCAGAAAGACGGTTTTAGAGAGCCTGGGTGCCCAGGGCCTCTCCGTTTCGGAGGACTGGGGGCCCGGTTTTGTGCTGTCTATAAAGGACTATGACTATCTGGATCAGGTGGAGGCGTTCTCGAAGGGCTGGATTACCGTTCAGGATTTCAGCTCGTCCCTCGTGGGCGTGATTGCAGAGCCAAAGTCCGGCGATTTCGTTCTGGACGTTTGCAGCGCCCCGGGCGGGAAAACCCTTGATATGGCCGACCGGCTTTCCGGCACCGGCCTTGTGGAAGCCAGGGACTTGACGGAATATAAGATTTCCCTGGTGGAGCAGAATGTGTCCCGCTGCGGCTTCGCAAACGTGCGGACAAAGGCAGCCGATGCCAGGATTTTTGACGCAGAATCAGAGGGAAAGGCAGACCTTGTGCTGGCAGACCTGCCGTGTTCGGGACTGGGAATCATCGGGAAAAAGCCGGATATCCGGATGCGTCTAAAGGAGAGCGACCTTTCCTCGCTGGCGGCGCTCCAGAGGGAAATCCTCTCCGCCGTATGGCGGTACGTGAAGCCGGGCGGGACGCTTATTTACAGCACCTGCACCATCGATAGGATGGAAAATGAAGAAAATGCCGCGTGGATTTTAAACAATCTGCCGTTTCGGAAAAAGAAGATTTCCGGTCTCCTGCCGGAGCCGTTAAGGGGCTGGTGCCATGAAAATGAGATCCAGCTTCTGCCGGGCGTGTTCCCCTGCGACGGCTTTTACATTGCGGCGTTTGAGAGAAAAGAACAGGAATAA
- a CDS encoding ECF transporter S component gives MTGNKNENLQRIAQAGLMAALCYIGYAVFPAITATGTKIHVGNAFVVLAAYLLGGVYGGLSGAVGLSIADITGGYVESAPRTFITKLVIGLVAGFVAHKIAGLSKDRSHSYVLKWSAISAVCALGVNCVFEPVLKYVWYTLLTPNADKAASAIKALMAVTTYATIINAVINSVIAVVLYMALRPALKKTGLLLPVGRKKE, from the coding sequence ATGACAGGAAATAAGAACGAAAATCTTCAGAGAATTGCCCAGGCCGGCCTGATGGCGGCCCTCTGCTATATCGGCTACGCGGTGTTCCCGGCCATCACGGCGACAGGGACGAAGATCCACGTGGGAAATGCCTTCGTGGTGCTGGCCGCGTATCTTCTCGGCGGCGTTTACGGCGGCCTTTCCGGCGCCGTCGGCCTCTCCATTGCCGACATCACCGGCGGCTATGTGGAATCGGCCCCGAGGACGTTTATCACAAAGCTTGTGATCGGCCTGGTGGCCGGCTTTGTGGCTCATAAAATTGCCGGGCTTTCCAAGGACAGATCCCACAGCTACGTGCTTAAGTGGTCTGCCATCTCCGCAGTCTGCGCCCTCGGCGTCAACTGCGTATTTGAGCCGGTTTTAAAGTACGTCTGGTACACGCTCTTAACGCCCAACGCGGATAAGGCGGCCTCGGCCATCAAGGCGCTGATGGCTGTGACGACGTATGCCACCATCATCAACGCGGTCATCAATTCCGTGATTGCGGTGGTTCTCTACATGGCCCTGCGCCCGGCCTTAAAAAAGACCGGGCTCTTACTTCCGGTCGGAAGGAAAAAGGAATAA
- the pknB gene encoding Stk1 family PASTA domain-containing Ser/Thr kinase, with translation MLMTGMMLQDRYEILEKIGSGGMSDVYKAKCHKLNRLVAIKVLKAEFTSDAGFVSKFKMEAQAAAGLSHPNIVNVYDVVDEGELHYIVMELVEGITLKSYIAKKGRLDVKESIGIAIQVAQGIEAAHEQHIIHRDIKPQNMLISKDGKVKVADFGIARAVSSQTMNATVVGSVHYISPEQARGGYSDERSDIYSLGITMYEMVTGRVPFEGDNTVTVALAHLEEPIAPPGIYNPEIPLGFEKIILKCTEKRPENRYPNAAAVISDLRRALIDPDDPAIAMDEETKEAMSQTITISPKELEVIQFHGSGRDSTDGRGGRERTGGRSRDDRGVREDNGLLDNRNFSDDREFYGSRENRSAGGRSGADARGTRNARRDSQETGKRPGAGRIQKPDEATQLEKVLTVLGVLVAIIVVAVVIVFFVKLGGVFNRGSSPTTAAVGTESVTDGTESSEEESASLSKKEVLMPKVEGMSQDDAEKLLKESDLEMRVTQENSDEVEKGYIISQANEPGSVVQRFSEVSVVVSAGSDKIDLMSLNITQMTLDTAVRLLEGKGLKTSIVEEANETVEQGNIIRFEPADKAAYGDTVMLYVSTGPAVELVTVPEMERKTEEEALKLLSEAGLLPGQVTKEHSSSVAEGSIISQGIEAGSDAEKGSAVDYVVSLGPEKPKTQFLASLEASYPLMVSYGPGAASSEITIMIRLKQTVNGEEVYTKLTDPKTYSVDTTLDIRFTNIRGADGVLTGEVQIVDLTNNKVLNSYNVNFVEFEVS, from the coding sequence ATGCTGATGACTGGAATGATGCTTCAGGACCGCTATGAAATTCTGGAAAAAATCGGTTCCGGCGGCATGTCGGACGTTTATAAGGCGAAATGCCATAAATTAAACAGGCTGGTGGCCATCAAGGTTTTGAAGGCCGAGTTTACCTCGGACGCCGGCTTTGTGAGCAAGTTTAAAATGGAGGCCCAGGCGGCGGCCGGGCTTTCCCACCCCAATATTGTGAACGTCTACGACGTCGTGGACGAAGGCGAGCTTCACTACATTGTCATGGAGCTTGTCGAGGGGATCACCTTAAAGAGCTACATTGCGAAAAAAGGCCGCCTCGACGTGAAGGAGTCCATCGGCATCGCCATCCAGGTGGCCCAGGGCATCGAGGCCGCCCATGAACAGCACATCATCCACCGGGACATCAAGCCCCAGAACATGCTGATTTCCAAGGACGGAAAGGTGAAGGTGGCGGATTTCGGCATTGCGAGAGCCGTTTCCTCCCAGACCATGAATGCCACGGTAGTCGGCTCGGTGCATTACATTTCGCCGGAGCAGGCCCGCGGCGGTTACAGCGACGAGAGGAGCGACATTTATTCTCTCGGCATCACCATGTATGAGATGGTGACGGGCCGCGTGCCTTTTGAGGGCGACAATACGGTGACGGTGGCCCTCGCCCATCTGGAGGAGCCCATTGCGCCTCCGGGAATTTACAATCCGGAGATCCCGCTGGGATTTGAAAAGATTATTTTAAAATGTACGGAGAAGCGGCCGGAAAACCGGTACCCCAACGCGGCAGCCGTGATCAGTGACTTAAGGCGCGCTCTTATCGACCCGGACGATCCGGCCATCGCCATGGACGAGGAGACAAAGGAAGCCATGTCCCAGACCATCACCATAAGCCCGAAGGAGCTGGAGGTCATCCAGTTCCACGGAAGCGGGAGAGACAGTACGGACGGCCGCGGCGGGAGAGAGCGGACAGGCGGCCGGAGCCGGGACGACCGGGGCGTCAGAGAGGACAATGGCCTTTTAGACAACCGGAATTTCTCCGATGACCGGGAATTTTACGGCAGCAGGGAAAATCGTAGCGCGGGGGGCCGCTCCGGCGCAGATGCCCGCGGGACGCGGAATGCAAGACGCGACTCCCAGGAGACAGGGAAACGGCCGGGAGCGGGACGGATCCAGAAGCCGGACGAGGCGACGCAGCTGGAAAAGGTGCTGACCGTACTTGGCGTCCTGGTGGCAATCATCGTTGTGGCCGTTGTCATCGTGTTTTTTGTGAAGCTTGGCGGCGTCTTTAACCGAGGTTCCTCGCCGACTACGGCGGCGGTTGGAACGGAAAGTGTCACAGACGGGACGGAAAGCAGCGAGGAAGAGTCTGCGAGCCTCAGTAAGAAGGAAGTCCTGATGCCGAAGGTGGAAGGCATGTCCCAGGACGATGCCGAAAAGCTTCTTAAGGAATCCGATCTGGAGATGCGCGTGACCCAGGAAAATTCCGACGAGGTGGAAAAGGGCTACATCATTTCCCAGGCAAATGAGCCAGGCTCCGTTGTCCAGCGGTTTTCGGAGGTGAGCGTCGTTGTGAGCGCCGGTTCCGATAAGATCGACCTGATGAGCCTTAATATTACACAGATGACCCTGGATACGGCCGTGCGCCTTCTGGAGGGCAAGGGATTAAAGACGTCCATCGTCGAGGAAGCCAACGAGACGGTGGAACAGGGGAATATCATCCGCTTTGAGCCGGCAGATAAGGCGGCTTACGGCGATACGGTGATGCTATACGTCAGCACCGGGCCGGCCGTCGAGCTTGTGACAGTACCGGAAATGGAAAGAAAAACAGAGGAAGAGGCTCTGAAGCTTTTAAGCGAGGCAGGGCTTTTGCCGGGACAGGTGACGAAGGAGCACAGTTCCTCTGTGGCAGAGGGCAGTATCATCAGCCAGGGCATCGAGGCCGGCTCCGACGCCGAAAAGGGCTCGGCCGTGGACTACGTCGTAAGCCTCGGGCCGGAGAAGCCGAAGACCCAGTTTTTAGCCTCCCTGGAGGCCAGCTATCCGCTGATGGTTTCCTACGGGCCGGGCGCGGCGTCGTCGGAGATTACCATCATGATCCGATTAAAGCAGACGGTCAACGGCGAGGAGGTCTACACGAAATTAACAGATCCCAAGACGTACAGCGTCGATACGACCCTCGACATCCGCTTTACCAACATCCGCGGCGCTGACGGCGTCCTGACGGGCGAGGTGCAGATCGTGGATCTGACAAACAACAAGGTTCTGAATTCCTATAACGTGAACTTTGTGGAATTCGAGGTCAGCTAA
- the rsgA gene encoding ribosome small subunit-dependent GTPase A — MTGKIIKGIAGFYYVHDGISKVYECKAKGVFRNRNIKPLVGDDVSFDILSEEEQEGNITEILPRKNELIRPAVANIDQALLVFAVAEPEPNLNLLDRFLVTMERQGVPAVICFNKKDLGKDGAAARLSGIYKEAGYDVRLTSTLEDEGILEIRELLRGKTTALAGPSGVGKSSLTNKIQPKAAMETGAVSEKIKRGRHTTRHSELFFVEENTYVMDTPGFSSIYVDGMEPGELSDCFPEFEPFLPDCRFLGCAHVGERECGVKDAVRDGKISGSRYENYRLIYEELKNKRRY; from the coding sequence ATGACAGGAAAGATCATCAAAGGGATTGCCGGTTTTTACTATGTCCATGACGGCATCTCGAAGGTATATGAATGCAAAGCCAAGGGCGTGTTCCGCAACCGGAATATCAAGCCTCTGGTGGGTGATGACGTGAGCTTTGACATTCTTTCTGAGGAGGAACAGGAGGGGAACATCACGGAAATCCTTCCCAGAAAGAATGAGCTCATACGGCCTGCCGTCGCCAACATCGACCAGGCGCTTCTCGTCTTTGCCGTCGCGGAGCCGGAACCGAACCTGAATCTTTTAGACAGGTTCCTGGTGACGATGGAGCGCCAGGGCGTGCCTGCCGTCATCTGTTTTAATAAGAAGGATCTGGGAAAGGACGGGGCAGCGGCCAGGCTTTCCGGGATTTATAAAGAGGCCGGCTACGACGTCCGCCTGACGAGCACGCTGGAGGACGAGGGGATTTTGGAGATCCGGGAGCTTTTAAGGGGAAAGACGACGGCTCTCGCCGGGCCCTCCGGCGTCGGGAAGTCGTCGCTTACCAATAAAATCCAGCCGAAGGCCGCCATGGAGACAGGAGCCGTAAGCGAGAAAATCAAGCGCGGCCGCCATACGACGCGCCATTCGGAGCTGTTTTTTGTGGAGGAAAACACGTATGTGATGGACACGCCGGGCTTTAGTTCCATCTATGTGGACGGCATGGAGCCGGGAGAGCTTTCGGACTGCTTTCCGGAATTTGAGCCGTTCCTTCCCGACTGCCGTTTTCTTGGCTGCGCCCATGTGGGCGAACGGGAGTGCGGCGTCAAGGACGCGGTGCGGGACGGGAAGATTTCCGGCTCCCGCTATGAAAATTACAGGCTGATTTACGAAGAACTGAAGAATAAAAGGAGATACTGA
- the rlmN gene encoding 23S rRNA (adenine(2503)-C(2))-methyltransferase RlmN → MEKIDIKSLELSELQAFVGSLGEKPFRAKQLYQWMHQKLVPTIDDMTNLSKAFREKLKESCTYTSLVTAGMLESGIDGTRKYLFALEDGNVIESVLMRYHHGNSVCISSQVGCRMGCRFCASTLDGLERNLKPSEMLDQIYRIEASIGERVSNVVVMGSGEPMDNYDNLIRFIRLLSDGNGLHISQRNITVSTCGLVPQMRRLAEEGLQITLALSLHAPTDEIRKTLMPVANSYKLKDILEACRYYYEKTGRRVTFEYSLVKGVNDNLHEAAMLAELIKDQHGHVNLIPVNPIKERDYRQSGREAIEEFKNYLEKRGINVTVRREMGRDIGGACGQLRKSYLEQKEREE, encoded by the coding sequence ATGGAAAAAATAGATATCAAGTCCCTGGAGCTTTCCGAGCTCCAGGCCTTTGTCGGGAGCCTTGGGGAAAAGCCCTTCCGGGCCAAACAGCTTTACCAGTGGATGCACCAGAAACTGGTGCCCACCATCGACGATATGACGAACCTTTCCAAGGCTTTCCGGGAAAAATTAAAGGAGTCCTGCACGTACACGTCCCTCGTGACGGCCGGCATGCTGGAATCCGGCATTGACGGGACGAGAAAATACCTGTTTGCGCTGGAGGACGGAAACGTCATCGAGAGCGTTCTGATGCGATACCATCACGGGAATTCCGTCTGCATTTCGTCCCAGGTGGGCTGCCGGATGGGCTGCCGGTTCTGCGCGTCGACACTGGACGGGCTGGAGCGGAATTTAAAGCCGTCAGAGATGCTCGATCAGATTTACCGGATCGAGGCCTCCATCGGCGAGCGGGTTTCCAACGTGGTTGTCATGGGAAGCGGCGAGCCCATGGATAATTATGACAATCTCATCCGTTTCATCCGCCTCTTAAGCGACGGAAACGGTTTACATATCAGCCAGCGAAACATCACGGTCTCCACCTGCGGGCTTGTGCCGCAGATGAGGCGGCTTGCTGAGGAGGGGCTTCAGATCACCCTGGCCCTGTCGCTCCATGCGCCGACCGATGAGATCCGAAAGACTCTGATGCCGGTGGCAAACAGCTATAAGCTTAAGGATATCCTGGAGGCATGCCGGTACTATTATGAAAAGACCGGCCGCCGTGTCACCTTTGAATACAGCCTCGTGAAAGGCGTCAACGACAACCTCCACGAAGCGGCCATGCTGGCGGAGCTTATTAAGGACCAGCACGGCCATGTGAACCTGATCCCGGTGAACCCCATCAAGGAGCGGGATTACCGTCAGTCAGGGCGGGAGGCCATCGAAGAATTTAAGAATTATCTGGAAAAACGCGGAATCAACGTGACCGTCCGCAGGGAAATGGGCCGCGACATCGGCGGTGCCTGCGGCCAGTTAAGGAAGAGCTATCTGGAACAGAAAGAAAGGGAGGAATAA
- a CDS encoding Stp1/IreP family PP2C-type Ser/Thr phosphatase, producing MRAYAQTDTGMVRKVNQDSIYASVDPVGPLSNLFLVADGMGGHKAGDYASRFVVETVVRCLKETEKKNVVPALREAIEETNRLLYEEAAKDPEHTGMGSTLVAATVQYDTLYVANVGDSRLYLLRDSLEQVTRDHSLVEEMVALGKIKRGSEEYQSHKNIITRAMGIGPQVDEDFFEVPLRESDCVLLCSDGLTNMVDDPGIEKILKTTDTLEEKTGHLIEAANENGGKDNIAVILAEPQISEVSLC from the coding sequence ATGAGAGCATATGCACAGACGGACACCGGCATGGTTCGGAAGGTTAACCAGGATTCCATCTATGCCTCTGTGGACCCGGTGGGTCCCCTTTCCAATTTATTTCTCGTGGCAGACGGCATGGGCGGCCACAAGGCCGGGGACTATGCGTCCCGGTTCGTGGTGGAAACCGTCGTCCGCTGCCTGAAGGAAACGGAAAAGAAAAATGTGGTGCCTGCCTTAAGGGAGGCCATCGAGGAGACGAACCGGCTTCTTTATGAGGAAGCGGCAAAGGATCCGGAGCATACGGGCATGGGCTCGACTCTGGTGGCAGCCACGGTCCAGTATGACACGCTGTACGTCGCCAACGTGGGCGACAGCCGGCTTTACCTTCTGAGGGACAGCTTAGAGCAGGTCACAAGGGATCATTCCCTGGTGGAGGAGATGGTTGCCCTCGGGAAAATTAAGCGCGGAAGCGAGGAATACCAGAGCCATAAGAACATCATCACCCGCGCCATGGGCATCGGGCCCCAGGTGGATGAGGATTTCTTTGAGGTGCCCTTAAGAGAGAGCGACTGCGTCCTTCTCTGCTCCGACGGGCTCACCAACATGGTGGACGACCCCGGCATTGAGAAGATCTTAAAGACGACGGATACCCTGGAGGAAAAGACGGGGCACCTGATTGAAGCGGCCAATGAAAACGGCGGAAAGGACAACATTGCTGTCATCCTGGCTGAGCCTCAGATAAGTGAGGTGAGCCTATGCTGA
- a CDS encoding thiamine diphosphokinase, translating into MKRCLMVSGGRLSAEFAREFLKNRTYDLVIAVDAGLSVLETLGICPDAAVGDFDTYGRGRLEEYKKNHAVSLTIHRPEKDEADTELAFSEAFRRGCTHMDILGATGGRLDHELSNIHLLYQGMKRGLSVSIWDEQNRIYLIPAENCGKKTYRKGETYGNYISFLPFTQEVKGITLTGFKYPLFKKDISIFENPSLCVSNELCEEEAVMTFSEGILICVESFDACGLDKKN; encoded by the coding sequence ATGAAGCGGTGTCTGATGGTATCCGGCGGGAGGCTTTCCGCGGAATTTGCCAGGGAATTTTTGAAGAATCGGACGTATGACCTGGTGATCGCCGTGGACGCCGGGCTTTCGGTTCTGGAGACCCTTGGGATCTGTCCCGACGCGGCTGTCGGGGATTTTGATACTTACGGCAGGGGCCGGCTGGAGGAATATAAGAAAAATCATGCCGTGAGCCTTACAATCCACCGGCCGGAAAAGGATGAGGCCGACACGGAGCTGGCTTTTTCGGAGGCCTTCCGGCGCGGCTGCACCCATATGGATATTTTAGGTGCCACCGGCGGGCGGCTGGATCATGAGCTTTCCAACATCCATCTCCTCTATCAGGGGATGAAGCGCGGGCTTTCCGTCTCCATCTGGGACGAGCAGAACAGGATTTACCTGATTCCGGCCGAAAACTGCGGAAAAAAGACGTATCGGAAAGGCGAAACCTACGGAAACTATATTTCGTTCCTGCCGTTTACGCAGGAAGTGAAGGGCATCACCCTCACGGGTTTTAAATATCCGCTTTTTAAAAAGGATATCTCGATTTTTGAGAATCCGAGCCTCTGCGTCAGCAATGAGCTTTGCGAGGAGGAGGCCGTCATGACCTTTTCCGAGGGGATTTTGATCTGCGTGGAGTCCTTCGATGCCTGTGGACTGGATAAAAAAAACTAA
- a CDS encoding zinc metallopeptidase translates to MLYGYGYGMYPMYFDPTIILVLIGVMLSLWAQGRVNSTYSKYARVGSRTGMTGADAARRLLASQGIYDVTVRQVSGNLTDHYDPRTKTVNLSQGVYGSTSVAAIGVAAHECGHAMQDNEEYAPLRIRSALVPVANFGSQLSWPLILLGVIFGGLGSPLVQIGILLFTAAVLFQLVTLPVEFNASSRAVKLLDAQGILYGEEVTGTKKVLKAAALTYVAAAAGSILQLLRLLILFGGRNRRD, encoded by the coding sequence ATGCTTTATGGCTATGGATACGGGATGTATCCGATGTACTTTGACCCGACGATTATCCTTGTGCTGATCGGCGTGATGCTGTCGCTGTGGGCGCAGGGACGCGTAAATTCCACGTACAGCAAGTACGCCAGAGTCGGGAGCCGGACGGGGATGACCGGCGCAGATGCCGCAAGAAGGCTTCTGGCTTCCCAGGGAATCTACGACGTGACCGTCCGCCAGGTTTCAGGAAATCTGACAGACCACTACGATCCCAGGACGAAGACGGTGAACCTGTCCCAGGGCGTCTACGGCTCCACGTCGGTGGCGGCCATCGGCGTCGCTGCCCACGAGTGCGGCCATGCCATGCAGGACAATGAGGAGTATGCGCCCCTTCGGATCCGCAGTGCCCTTGTGCCGGTGGCAAATTTCGGCTCACAGCTTTCCTGGCCGTTAATCCTTTTGGGTGTAATCTTCGGGGGCCTTGGCTCCCCGCTTGTCCAGATCGGGATCCTTTTATTTACGGCTGCCGTGCTGTTCCAGCTTGTGACGCTTCCGGTGGAGTTCAACGCCTCCTCCAGAGCCGTAAAGCTTCTGGATGCCCAAGGGATTTTGTATGGTGAGGAAGTGACCGGGACGAAGAAGGTCTTAAAGGCAGCGGCCCTCACTTATGTGGCAGCGGCCGCAGGCTCGATTCTCCAGCTTTTAAGACTGCTGATCCTGTTTGGAGGAAGAAATCGTCGTGACTAA